The Candidatus Neomarinimicrobiota bacterium genome contains a region encoding:
- a CDS encoding RsmE family RNA methyltransferase, with protein sequence MTSERHHFVISSRNTNGKCFTLDGTEAHHLCRVARLGVGDEVFLLDLTGSAHRASIETIETGVVSGRILETRENYHESLPRLHLGTGILKGANMDTVVEKGTELGVYSMTPLTMKHNVKKGFRRERFEKIAESATKQCGRGHVPAIMEPMPFSEWCFRLKSKCAAVADNSVTSIPFREWLGNQRKELGDIWLTVGPEGGYHEEELKVITKNDLTRVSLGPRRLRSETAAVALLAVCGIHFSDGRPT encoded by the coding sequence GTGACCTCCGAACGCCACCACTTTGTCATTTCATCGCGGAATACCAACGGGAAGTGTTTTACGCTTGACGGCACTGAAGCTCATCACCTGTGCCGGGTGGCAAGACTGGGAGTCGGTGATGAAGTTTTTCTTCTCGATCTCACCGGCAGCGCCCACAGGGCATCGATCGAGACCATCGAAACGGGGGTCGTATCGGGCCGGATCCTTGAAACGAGGGAGAACTACCACGAATCTCTGCCAAGGCTCCACCTGGGCACAGGTATCCTCAAAGGAGCAAACATGGATACGGTGGTGGAAAAGGGGACGGAACTGGGTGTCTATTCCATGACGCCATTGACCATGAAGCACAATGTGAAAAAGGGATTCCGGCGGGAAAGATTCGAAAAGATCGCTGAGAGCGCAACAAAACAGTGTGGAAGGGGTCATGTCCCCGCGATAATGGAACCGATGCCGTTTTCTGAGTGGTGTTTCCGCCTCAAGAGCAAATGCGCGGCGGTCGCGGATAATTCCGTTACGAGTATTCCTTTCCGGGAATGGCTTGGAAACCAGCGGAAAGAATTGGGAGATATCTGGTTGACTGTGGGACCGGAAGGGGGTTATCACGAAGAAGAATTGAAGGTGATTACAAAGAACGATCTAACCAGAGTTTCCCTGGGGCCCCGGAGGTTAAGATCTGAAACGGCGGCAGTGGCACTCCTTGCAGTCTGTGGCATCCACTTCTCAGACGGGAGGCCCACGTGA
- the smc gene encoding chromosome segregation protein SMC, with product MYISEIAIHGFKSFAKKVRLGFGEGITGVVGPNGCGKTNIVDAVRWVLGEQKYRMLRGSKIDDFIFNGSDSKKPLNFCEVSLIVHNNKGMLPVEYTDVEIARRSFRSGESQYMINRTPCRLKDIQNLFIDTGMGADAYSVIELKMIEDILSEGAEDRRKMFEEAAGINKYKLQRKSTLRKLEATSVDLDRVNDIVGEVENKVHSLKLQLKRYDRHAKLAERLEKREIQLAYLRRKKTARLLDPLRGKIEKLQKELLTNEKEEEKRDNDLEGMKKTYRKQQEELKELQEKLDGLSAEKEDLSSQILVLGEKARSTSRTIERLDIEGKENRKKIQSLEFNMEELKVEKEALEPRIEAKRSEYERRKEELRLIEDKHLEAEGKLDYLNSRQLEHLRKLESVLGLQGRTQEILVEKQTLLKNLESEAEEFKSQRKELEQSQSKQKKERARIEKAISSDRKQLNELDGKIVNLRSSRHDSTLKFHRIASQVESLESQLQFFRELIESKEGYPSGVRHILGRLKDFPEVLGTLADLIELDEKYNLAISAALGSVAYSLVCEKREQALQIIDELSEEKKGKITIIPLDALKPGRPRKGALPKLAGVVGYAVDLVNSEKRIVPLIQTVLHDVVFVEDSTAARALWKAGGFEGSIADLQGRFYDRSGMVTSINGQEEAGLLGRKEKITQLDEKIGALVEEGNSIREELKKLDGRLSEYESRHHQLSVNLGGLIDELAETEKKITRNEYSISQKVESFQSTTHQIVKTREEILQLEKNLDRNLPKIGEGEEKQKNYQEKIAQIKSELDQIKERREEENSSVQDVRFELINLENERDNLGYKIQASGASVEELKKAGVELTDEVEQLETQGEELKSESKTAELSLKKVTAQYRKEVAIKDLKEQSVEGVRERIDDLQTELRNRQRERERVHDEMKRAELQTADYESQNDLIENRIREKFQTEIPNVMDVKATGDELSLEIERIRGSIERIGPINMAVREECEEEGDRLDFLMKQRKDLEDSEGSLLESMNRIDATARSQFKETFSRIRKNYQKTFRLFFEGGDGDLALAGGDDDPLEANIVIMAKPPGKRTHNLRALSSGEKALTAIALLFSIYQVKPSPFCILDEVDAPLDDNNVDRFIRVLQKFSEETQFIIVTHNKLTMESASHLYGVTMEQSGVSKIVSVKFD from the coding sequence ATGTACATCTCAGAAATAGCCATTCACGGTTTCAAGTCGTTCGCCAAAAAGGTACGGCTTGGGTTTGGTGAAGGGATCACGGGTGTTGTGGGACCCAACGGGTGCGGAAAAACCAACATCGTGGATGCGGTGAGATGGGTTCTCGGTGAACAAAAATACCGGATGCTGCGCGGATCGAAAATCGACGACTTCATTTTCAACGGTTCCGATTCCAAGAAACCGCTCAATTTTTGTGAGGTGAGTCTGATTGTCCATAACAACAAGGGCATGCTTCCCGTGGAATATACGGATGTTGAGATCGCCCGCAGGTCATTCAGGAGCGGCGAGAGCCAGTACATGATCAATCGAACCCCATGCCGGTTGAAGGATATCCAGAATCTTTTCATAGACACGGGGATGGGGGCGGATGCCTATTCCGTGATTGAGCTGAAAATGATTGAGGACATTCTCAGTGAGGGTGCGGAAGATCGACGGAAGATGTTTGAGGAAGCGGCGGGAATTAACAAGTACAAGCTGCAGCGCAAATCCACGCTTCGCAAGCTCGAGGCGACGAGTGTGGATTTGGACCGTGTGAACGACATCGTGGGTGAAGTCGAGAACAAGGTCCATTCGTTGAAGCTTCAGCTGAAACGGTATGACCGCCATGCCAAACTGGCAGAAAGACTCGAGAAGCGGGAGATACAACTTGCCTATCTTCGCCGGAAGAAAACTGCAAGGCTCCTTGATCCGCTCAGGGGGAAAATAGAAAAACTTCAGAAGGAGCTGCTCACGAACGAGAAAGAGGAAGAGAAACGGGATAATGACCTAGAGGGGATGAAGAAGACCTACCGGAAACAGCAGGAAGAATTGAAGGAGCTTCAGGAAAAACTCGACGGTCTGTCCGCTGAGAAGGAGGATCTGTCCAGCCAGATACTTGTGTTGGGAGAGAAGGCCAGATCCACCTCGAGAACCATTGAGCGGCTCGATATTGAGGGCAAAGAAAACAGGAAAAAGATTCAGTCCCTCGAATTCAATATGGAAGAGTTGAAGGTTGAGAAGGAGGCCCTCGAACCCAGGATCGAGGCAAAACGATCAGAATACGAGCGGAGGAAAGAGGAACTCAGGCTAATCGAGGACAAGCATCTCGAGGCCGAAGGTAAACTGGACTATCTGAATTCTCGTCAGCTGGAACACTTAAGGAAACTGGAATCCGTGCTGGGGCTTCAAGGACGAACCCAGGAAATTCTTGTGGAGAAGCAAACTCTCCTGAAGAACCTGGAATCCGAAGCCGAGGAATTCAAATCCCAACGGAAGGAATTGGAGCAAAGTCAGAGCAAGCAGAAGAAGGAAAGGGCGAGAATTGAAAAGGCTATTTCTTCCGATCGAAAGCAACTCAACGAGTTGGATGGGAAAATCGTCAATCTTCGATCGAGTCGTCACGACTCGACCCTTAAGTTCCACCGAATTGCGAGTCAGGTGGAGAGTCTCGAGTCCCAGCTTCAATTCTTCAGAGAACTTATAGAAAGTAAAGAAGGATACCCGTCCGGGGTTCGGCATATCTTAGGCCGCCTGAAAGATTTTCCAGAGGTGTTGGGAACCCTGGCTGACCTCATCGAACTGGATGAGAAGTACAATCTGGCGATTTCCGCAGCGCTGGGCTCCGTGGCGTATTCCCTTGTTTGTGAGAAACGGGAACAAGCACTTCAGATCATCGATGAGCTTAGTGAAGAAAAAAAGGGAAAGATCACCATAATTCCTCTGGACGCACTGAAGCCCGGGAGACCCAGGAAAGGGGCGCTCCCAAAGTTAGCTGGTGTAGTAGGTTATGCAGTGGACCTGGTGAACTCCGAGAAAAGAATCGTACCCCTCATACAAACTGTGTTGCATGATGTTGTTTTTGTGGAGGATTCGACAGCAGCAAGAGCTCTCTGGAAGGCAGGGGGGTTCGAGGGTAGTATAGCGGACCTTCAGGGGCGATTCTACGACAGGTCGGGAATGGTAACGAGCATTAACGGTCAGGAAGAAGCGGGTTTGTTAGGTCGTAAAGAAAAAATCACGCAGCTCGACGAGAAAATTGGCGCACTCGTTGAAGAGGGGAATTCGATACGGGAAGAGCTGAAGAAACTTGATGGGAGACTTTCTGAATACGAGAGCCGGCATCATCAACTCTCAGTCAATCTTGGCGGTCTCATCGATGAACTTGCTGAGACCGAAAAGAAAATCACTCGCAACGAGTACTCCATCTCTCAAAAGGTGGAATCGTTTCAAAGTACAACCCATCAAATCGTCAAGACGCGGGAGGAGATTCTTCAGCTTGAGAAAAATCTGGACCGGAATCTTCCCAAGATTGGGGAAGGAGAAGAGAAGCAGAAGAACTACCAGGAGAAGATCGCCCAGATAAAGTCAGAACTTGATCAGATCAAGGAAAGAAGAGAGGAGGAGAATAGTTCAGTCCAGGATGTTCGATTTGAGCTGATCAATCTGGAGAACGAACGGGACAATCTGGGCTACAAGATTCAGGCATCTGGCGCGAGTGTTGAGGAATTGAAAAAGGCGGGAGTGGAACTAACTGATGAAGTTGAGCAGTTAGAAACTCAAGGGGAGGAGCTGAAGTCAGAATCGAAGACGGCAGAATTGTCGCTCAAGAAGGTTACCGCTCAATACCGAAAGGAAGTGGCAATTAAAGATCTCAAGGAACAGTCGGTGGAGGGAGTCCGTGAACGGATCGATGATCTGCAGACTGAGCTGCGAAATCGCCAGAGGGAGCGAGAAAGGGTTCATGATGAGATGAAGCGGGCTGAGCTTCAGACTGCGGATTATGAGAGCCAGAACGATCTCATCGAGAACAGGATCCGTGAGAAATTCCAGACTGAGATCCCCAACGTAATGGATGTGAAAGCTACCGGAGACGAATTATCCCTGGAGATTGAACGGATCAGAGGGAGCATAGAGCGAATCGGTCCCATCAATATGGCTGTCAGGGAGGAGTGTGAGGAAGAGGGAGACCGTCTTGATTTTCTCATGAAACAGCGAAAGGATCTGGAAGATTCAGAAGGGAGCCTGCTGGAGTCCATGAACCGTATCGACGCCACAGCGAGAAGCCAGTTCAAGGAGACCTTCAGCCGGATCCGAAAGAACTACCAGAAGACATTCCGCCTCTTCTTCGAGGGAGGCGATGGGGATCTGGCTCTCGCGGGTGGAGACGATGATCCCCTGGAAGCCAATATTGTCATTATGGCCAAGCCTCCGGGGAAAAGAACGCACAATCTGCGTGCCCTTTCATCCGGTGAGAAAGCATTGACGGCCATAGCCCTCCTGTTTTCCATTTACCAGGTGAAACCGAGCCCCTTTTGTATTCTGGACGAGGTGGACGCTCCTCTGGATGACAACAACGTTGACAGATTCATCCGCGTGCTGCAAAAATTTTCCGAGGAAACTCAATTCATCATCGTGACACATAACAAGCTGACCATGGAGTCGGCCTCTCACCTTTATGGAGTGACGATGGAGCAGTCGGGCGTATCCAAGATTGTCTCCGTCAAATTTGACTGA
- a CDS encoding histidine triad nucleotide-binding protein encodes MKDCLFCRIADGEVSADIVHETDSLVAFKDINPQAPHHILIIPRKHISTLNDLTKGDTTLVGELFLAAKMLASETGIAESGYRTVMNCNADAGQAVFHIHLHVLGGRRMSWPPG; translated from the coding sequence GTGAAGGATTGTCTTTTCTGTAGAATCGCCGATGGAGAGGTTTCTGCCGATATTGTTCATGAGACCGATTCTCTTGTTGCCTTCAAAGACATTAATCCCCAGGCGCCGCATCATATTCTGATCATTCCCAGAAAGCATATTTCCACGCTTAACGATCTTACGAAGGGGGATACAACTCTTGTTGGAGAACTCTTCCTTGCTGCAAAGATGCTAGCTTCTGAGACTGGAATTGCGGAATCGGGCTATCGTACTGTGATGAACTGCAACGCCGATGCGGGTCAGGCAGTCTTTCACATTCACTTGCACGTTCTAGGCGGTCGAAGAATGTCATGGCCACCTGGTTAG
- a CDS encoding carboxypeptidase-like regulatory domain-containing protein, with product MRIRSANDVMASPLPMLLCIFLICVSACNVKEELEELVVTLAGNVSHEGEPVSGVLTLLVEGTDVSDGLDLANASVSDSNGDYLIIGVKPGDYYVLAVDDTDDNFEFDSDSDRLGFYGIDPNTEDSQPDKITVSDQDVSGADIVYLYTLP from the coding sequence GTGAGAATACGTTCAGCAAATGACGTGATGGCTTCACCCCTTCCGATGTTACTATGCATCTTCTTGATCTGTGTTTCCGCCTGCAACGTAAAGGAAGAGTTGGAGGAACTGGTCGTCACCCTGGCAGGCAATGTATCCCACGAGGGAGAACCCGTTTCAGGAGTCCTAACGCTGCTTGTAGAAGGTACGGATGTATCCGATGGATTAGACCTTGCCAATGCGAGTGTCAGTGACAGCAATGGCGACTATCTGATTATTGGCGTCAAGCCAGGAGACTATTATGTTCTGGCCGTGGATGATACCGATGATAACTTTGAGTTCGATTCTGACTCAGACAGGCTTGGATTCTATGGGATCGATCCAAATACGGAAGACTCTCAACCTGACAAGATTACTGTCTCTGATCAAGACGTTTCGGGGGCCGACATTGTATACCTGTATACACTCCCATAG
- a CDS encoding PEP/pyruvate-binding domain-containing protein, with amino-acid sequence MSRSKAETVQRLQYHDLMLYRVHEILLVSSPYDAYILEEDGRLTEQILTEYLGMNLSYAPRVWRASTAGVAMTLLSERKFDLVITLLRIPDMDPVTFGTKVKEKYPRIPVVLLIYDTSELLPLQSQLHEEAIDKVFVWSGNSNVFPVIIKYVEDKLNVVRDIEKGDVRVIIVVEDNPRYYSIILPRIYSEVLYLTRKLMDKSLNDTHRLLRLRARPKILLSSTFEEAQENVEICKDNLLGIISDVRFPRDGKLDDNAGFELAKWVRERDEHLPFLIQSTHADAELKVRELDAEFLNKRSRTMLQDLGDFVRENFGFGDFVFRYESGEEAARASTLLELEGCLASAPEASIISHATKNHFSNWLAARGEFWIASRMRHVEVSDFDTPDDLRAYLIEAIDTTRSVRHAGRVVDYTYASIDPTATFLRVRGGSLGGKARGLAFANSLVSEENLNKRFPDVEIHIPRVVAIGTDEFEDFLRNDDLLDFALQTSDPEELRKRFLAANLSKELTKFLKSYLKDIKTPIAVRSSGLLEDMQYHSLAGIYGTYMLSNSSKSLSSRLENLCNAIKLVYASTFSEEAKSTVDASGHRLEDEKMAVIVQELVGQTYGSRFYPTFSGMTRSLNYYPVSYMKREEGIAYTALGLGKMITEGGRVLCFSPEYPSILPQFYSPEVMLENSQREFYALDLNKDDSILDGIEEGNIVKYALKEAEEDGSLRHVGSVLTSEDNIVRDSLRYKGARLVTFANVLKMNSYPLAGILRELLKMGYQALGCAVEFEFACNIFKDPERKPEFCLLQIRPMAVDTLHQEINIETLSRDQLVCQSALALGNGFIEDIEDIIYVRPEVFDPGKSRTMASQVGDFNKEMPSGRRYLLIGPGRWGSADPWLGIPVGWGQISRSKVIIEVGSKDLRIDPSFGGHFFQNVTSFNLGYLTIGYRDRRDFVDWEWLESLPPYRDSPFVKWVRLDEPLSIWIDGRSGDAVVAKPHARDQISKGNDGNS; translated from the coding sequence ATGAGTCGATCTAAAGCCGAAACCGTCCAGCGATTGCAATACCATGACCTAATGCTCTACCGGGTTCATGAAATCCTTCTGGTGTCAAGTCCTTACGACGCTTACATACTCGAGGAGGATGGTCGTCTCACGGAGCAGATCTTGACGGAATATCTTGGCATGAATTTGAGCTATGCCCCCCGGGTGTGGAGGGCATCGACAGCGGGTGTGGCAATGACGCTGCTCTCTGAACGCAAGTTTGACCTTGTCATAACCCTTCTCAGAATTCCCGATATGGATCCCGTCACTTTTGGAACTAAAGTCAAAGAAAAGTATCCCCGTATTCCTGTGGTCCTCCTTATTTACGACACGTCTGAACTGCTTCCTCTTCAATCGCAGCTGCATGAGGAGGCCATCGATAAGGTGTTTGTCTGGAGTGGGAACTCGAATGTTTTCCCCGTCATCATAAAGTACGTGGAAGACAAACTGAACGTGGTTCGGGATATTGAGAAAGGTGATGTTCGGGTCATCATTGTCGTGGAGGACAACCCGCGCTACTACTCCATTATTCTCCCCCGGATATATTCCGAAGTTCTCTATCTCACCCGGAAGTTGATGGACAAGAGTTTGAACGATACGCACCGGCTGCTCCGTCTCCGGGCCAGACCGAAGATTCTTCTCTCGAGCACCTTCGAAGAGGCACAAGAAAATGTGGAAATCTGTAAGGACAATCTTCTTGGAATCATTTCAGATGTGAGATTCCCCCGGGACGGAAAGCTTGATGACAACGCCGGTTTTGAGTTGGCAAAGTGGGTAAGAGAAAGAGATGAGCATCTGCCGTTCCTGATCCAGTCGACACACGCTGATGCTGAATTGAAAGTTAGAGAACTGGATGCAGAGTTCTTGAACAAAAGGTCAAGAACCATGTTACAGGATCTCGGAGATTTTGTCCGTGAGAATTTTGGTTTCGGTGATTTTGTGTTCCGTTATGAGAGTGGAGAAGAAGCTGCCCGGGCGTCCACACTACTGGAGCTGGAGGGGTGTCTAGCATCCGCTCCTGAGGCGTCGATCATTTCACACGCGACGAAGAACCATTTTTCCAACTGGCTCGCTGCCAGAGGGGAATTCTGGATAGCATCCAGAATGCGTCATGTGGAAGTATCGGATTTTGACACTCCGGATGATCTTCGGGCCTATCTGATTGAGGCGATCGACACAACGAGGTCAGTCCGGCATGCAGGAAGGGTCGTGGATTATACCTATGCCTCCATCGATCCGACCGCGACCTTTTTGAGAGTCAGAGGGGGTTCCCTGGGCGGAAAGGCGAGGGGATTGGCATTCGCAAATTCACTGGTTAGTGAGGAGAATTTGAACAAGCGATTTCCCGATGTGGAGATTCACATTCCCAGGGTTGTTGCCATAGGGACCGATGAATTTGAAGATTTTCTTCGGAACGACGATCTGCTGGATTTTGCTCTCCAGACTTCAGACCCAGAGGAACTGAGGAAAAGATTCCTTGCGGCCAATCTGTCAAAGGAATTGACGAAATTTCTCAAATCGTATCTGAAAGATATCAAGACTCCCATCGCCGTCAGATCGTCGGGTCTCTTGGAGGACATGCAATACCATTCTCTGGCAGGTATATATGGTACTTACATGCTCTCAAACTCATCCAAATCTCTATCCTCCCGACTCGAAAATTTGTGCAATGCGATTAAGCTCGTCTATGCCTCCACCTTCTCCGAGGAGGCGAAATCGACAGTCGATGCTTCTGGCCACCGTCTGGAAGATGAAAAAATGGCTGTTATCGTCCAGGAACTGGTGGGCCAGACATATGGGTCCCGCTTCTATCCCACCTTCAGCGGTATGACCAGAAGTTTGAACTATTACCCTGTATCCTACATGAAGAGGGAGGAGGGGATTGCCTACACCGCCCTGGGTCTGGGAAAGATGATCACAGAGGGAGGAAGAGTACTCTGTTTTTCACCAGAGTATCCTTCGATTCTTCCTCAATTCTACTCTCCAGAAGTGATGTTGGAGAATTCTCAGCGGGAGTTTTATGCATTGGATCTCAACAAAGACGATTCCATTCTCGATGGCATCGAGGAAGGGAACATAGTAAAATATGCTTTGAAGGAGGCCGAGGAAGACGGCTCCCTTCGGCATGTAGGCAGTGTCCTGACTTCCGAGGACAACATCGTGAGGGATTCCCTGCGTTACAAGGGTGCCCGACTCGTTACTTTCGCGAACGTCCTGAAAATGAACTCTTATCCCCTTGCCGGAATTCTCAGGGAGTTGCTCAAAATGGGTTATCAGGCCCTGGGGTGTGCAGTGGAATTCGAGTTCGCCTGCAATATTTTCAAGGATCCTGAAAGAAAACCGGAGTTTTGTCTTCTGCAAATTCGCCCCATGGCGGTGGATACCCTCCATCAGGAGATCAACATTGAAACATTAAGCAGGGATCAACTGGTGTGCCAAAGTGCACTCGCACTGGGCAACGGGTTCATCGAAGACATTGAGGATATCATTTATGTGAGGCCTGAAGTCTTCGACCCGGGGAAGTCCCGGACTATGGCGAGCCAGGTCGGGGATTTCAACAAGGAAATGCCCTCGGGAAGAAGATATCTCCTCATCGGTCCAGGCCGGTGGGGAAGCGCAGATCCATGGCTGGGGATTCCGGTAGGATGGGGGCAGATTTCCCGGTCAAAAGTGATCATCGAAGTGGGCAGCAAGGATCTCAGGATAGATCCTTCTTTTGGAGGCCATTTTTTCCAGAATGTAACGAGTTTCAATCTTGGATACTTGACGATCGGGTATAGAGACCGGCGTGACTTCGTGGACTGGGAATGGCTGGAGAGTCTCCCCCCTTATCGTGACTCCCCTTTTGTGAAATGGGTCAGACTCGATGAACCGTTGTCTATCTGGATTGATGGGAGATCCGGGGACGCGGTCGTGGCGAAGCCTCACGCCCGTGATCAGATCTCTAAGGGAAATGACGGGAATTCCTAG
- the acs gene encoding acetate--CoA ligase — protein sequence MSQKEILDVTEAEIAVHWQEEDYISPSERFVGQANVTDPDIYERFSLENFPDCFKEYADMLTWYEPWHTMLDSSDAPFWKWFVGGKINASYNCVDRHLEKYKNKAAIIYVPEPENEHHVAVTYQELYIRVNEMAALLRDFAGLKAGDRVTLHMPMVPELPITMLACARLGVIHSMVYGGFSGKACGERIADSGSRTLITIDGYYRNGKLLDHKIQADFALETAEKGGQTVDKILVWRRYPGKYVSKSPMVKGRDYFLDEVLKEYSRQKVDPVPMLAEDPLFIMYTSGSTGKPKGCQHSTGGYLAYVAGTSKYVQDIHPDDVYWCMADIGWITGHSYIVYGPLALAATTVVYEGVPTCPDAGRAWRIAEQLDVNIFHTAPTTIRMLRKTGPDEPKKYNYHFKHMTTVGEPIEPKVWKWYYEVVGKGEAVIVDTWWQTENGGFLCSTLPALKPMKPGSAGPGMPGIHPVIYDEKGREIEAGDGKAGNICIRNPWPGIFQTIWGDPDRYISEYYEKYCKNKDSKDWRDWPYFAGDAALLAEDGYYRILGRIDDVINVAGHRLGTKELESACLAVEEIAEASVVPLRDEIKGRVPDVYVSLKPGYEPSKEIQNSVTKSIETTIGKIARPRHVYIVPDMPKTRSGKIMRRVLAATSNRLDIGDVTTLANPEVVEKIRTMVQE from the coding sequence ATGAGTCAAAAGGAAATCCTGGACGTTACTGAAGCGGAAATCGCAGTTCACTGGCAAGAAGAAGACTATATCAGTCCATCCGAGCGATTTGTAGGCCAGGCCAACGTGACTGACCCGGATATCTACGAGCGATTCAGTTTGGAAAATTTTCCCGACTGCTTCAAGGAATATGCCGACATGCTCACTTGGTATGAGCCCTGGCATACCATGCTCGATTCAAGTGACGCGCCCTTCTGGAAATGGTTTGTGGGTGGCAAAATAAATGCAAGTTACAACTGTGTCGATCGACACCTGGAAAAGTACAAGAACAAAGCCGCGATTATTTATGTACCTGAACCGGAGAATGAACATCACGTGGCGGTGACGTATCAGGAACTCTACATAAGGGTAAATGAGATGGCGGCACTCCTTAGAGACTTTGCCGGACTTAAGGCTGGCGATAGAGTCACGCTGCATATGCCCATGGTTCCGGAACTCCCCATCACCATGCTCGCTTGCGCCAGACTGGGTGTCATTCATTCGATGGTGTACGGAGGATTTAGTGGCAAGGCATGTGGTGAAAGAATCGCAGACTCTGGGAGTCGAACGTTGATCACCATCGACGGATACTACCGGAATGGTAAACTGCTCGATCATAAGATCCAGGCTGACTTTGCCTTGGAGACAGCGGAAAAGGGAGGTCAAACTGTCGACAAAATCCTCGTCTGGAGACGTTATCCCGGGAAGTATGTCTCCAAGTCACCCATGGTAAAAGGACGTGACTACTTCCTGGATGAGGTGCTAAAGGAGTATTCCCGCCAAAAAGTCGACCCGGTACCGATGCTGGCTGAGGATCCTCTGTTTATCATGTACACGAGCGGCTCGACAGGAAAACCGAAGGGCTGTCAGCATAGTACGGGAGGATATCTGGCCTATGTTGCGGGGACATCAAAGTATGTCCAGGACATTCATCCAGATGATGTTTATTGGTGCATGGCCGACATAGGGTGGATCACGGGGCATTCCTATATTGTTTATGGTCCGCTGGCCCTCGCTGCCACAACAGTTGTGTACGAAGGGGTACCCACCTGCCCGGATGCCGGGCGAGCCTGGAGAATCGCCGAACAGCTTGATGTAAACATATTCCATACCGCGCCAACGACCATACGAATGCTAAGAAAAACCGGTCCGGATGAACCCAAGAAATATAATTATCACTTTAAGCACATGACAACCGTGGGGGAACCCATAGAACCGAAAGTTTGGAAATGGTATTACGAAGTCGTCGGTAAAGGTGAAGCAGTCATTGTTGATACGTGGTGGCAGACGGAGAACGGAGGGTTTCTCTGCAGCACCCTGCCAGCCCTCAAGCCCATGAAACCAGGCAGCGCTGGTCCCGGAATGCCAGGTATCCACCCGGTAATTTATGATGAGAAAGGAAGGGAAATCGAAGCAGGAGATGGTAAAGCAGGGAATATATGCATCAGAAATCCGTGGCCGGGGATTTTTCAGACGATCTGGGGCGATCCCGACCGATACATTTCAGAATACTATGAAAAGTATTGTAAGAATAAGGATAGTAAGGACTGGCGAGACTGGCCTTATTTCGCAGGTGACGCTGCTCTTCTTGCCGAAGATGGATACTATCGAATCTTGGGGAGAATCGATGATGTCATCAATGTCGCAGGACATCGACTCGGCACAAAAGAGCTGGAGAGTGCCTGCCTTGCCGTCGAAGAGATAGCGGAGGCATCGGTTGTGCCCCTGAGAGATGAGATAAAGGGTCGGGTACCTGATGTTTATGTCTCTCTTAAACCAGGTTACGAGCCCAGCAAAGAAATACAGAATTCCGTCACGAAGTCCATCGAGACAACGATCGGAAAGATCGCGAGACCACGGCACGTTTATATCGTCCCCGATATGCCGAAGACTCGCTCTGGGAAAATAATGCGTCGTGTCCTGGCCGCCACGTCGAATCGATTAGATATTGGTGATGTGACCACACTGGCCAACCCTGAAGTTGTGGAGAAAATTCGAACCATGGTTCAAGAGTGA